In Nitrospira sp., one genomic interval encodes:
- a CDS encoding diaminobutyrate--2-oxoglutarate transaminase, with product MSVHVDELWQAMPTGCMSPRELSPANPYLERQAARESNARSYPRRLPLALSKGKGLYVQDTDGRTYIDCLACAGALALGHNHPVVVEAINRMLHDGLPFQTLDLTTPVKDRFVETLFDCLPPSFAEGAKIQFCGPSGADAVEAALKLVKIATGRRTILAFHGAYHGMTHGALGLMGHLAPKQAIVGLMPEVHFLPFPYEYRCPFGVGGEKGMRLSASYIERMLDDPNSGVVEPAAMILEVVQGEGGVIPAAKTWLQDIRRMTQARGIPLIVDEVQTGLGRTGRLFAFEHADIVPDVVVLSKAIGGGLPLSVVVYRPEWDRWTAGAHAGTFRGNQLAMATGLATMEFITAERIDEHAARMGERLSGLLRQIQAASRSIGDVRGRGLMVGVEIVARDEPLDLPGCHPSAPGLASRIQHEALRRGLILELGGRHNSVVRFLPPLIVTAEQIDTIAAIFADAVKAAEQQEGA from the coding sequence ATGTCGGTGCACGTGGATGAATTGTGGCAAGCCATGCCGACGGGGTGCATGTCCCCGCGGGAATTGTCTCCGGCCAATCCCTATCTGGAACGCCAGGCCGCGCGGGAATCGAATGCGCGCAGCTACCCGCGCCGGTTGCCGTTGGCGCTGAGCAAGGGCAAGGGCCTGTATGTGCAGGATACCGACGGCCGGACCTATATCGACTGTCTGGCCTGCGCAGGGGCGCTGGCGCTGGGACACAACCACCCGGTCGTCGTCGAAGCGATCAACCGGATGCTGCATGACGGCCTGCCGTTTCAAACCCTGGACCTGACAACGCCGGTCAAGGATCGGTTCGTCGAGACGTTGTTCGACTGCCTGCCGCCCTCCTTTGCCGAGGGCGCGAAAATTCAATTTTGCGGACCCTCCGGCGCGGACGCGGTCGAGGCGGCGCTCAAGCTCGTCAAGATCGCGACCGGACGGCGGACGATCCTGGCGTTTCATGGCGCCTATCACGGCATGACGCACGGGGCTCTGGGACTGATGGGGCACCTGGCCCCGAAGCAGGCCATCGTCGGGCTCATGCCCGAGGTGCACTTCCTGCCCTTTCCCTATGAGTATCGATGCCCGTTCGGGGTCGGGGGAGAGAAGGGGATGCGCCTGTCGGCCTCCTATATCGAACGGATGCTCGATGATCCCAACAGCGGGGTGGTGGAACCGGCGGCCATGATCCTCGAAGTCGTACAGGGCGAAGGCGGGGTGATCCCGGCGGCGAAAACCTGGCTCCAAGACATCCGTCGGATGACGCAGGCGCGCGGGATTCCTTTGATCGTCGACGAAGTGCAGACGGGGCTGGGTCGCACCGGTCGGCTGTTTGCGTTCGAGCATGCGGACATCGTGCCGGACGTCGTGGTGTTGTCGAAGGCGATCGGCGGAGGGTTGCCGCTCAGCGTGGTGGTCTACCGCCCTGAATGGGACCGTTGGACGGCGGGGGCCCATGCCGGCACCTTCAGGGGCAATCAACTCGCGATGGCGACGGGGCTGGCCACCATGGAATTCATCACCGCAGAGCGGATCGACGAGCATGCGGCTCGGATGGGCGAGCGTTTGTCGGGCCTCCTCCGGCAGATCCAGGCCGCATCCCGCAGCATCGGCGATGTGCGGGGTCGTGGACTCATGGTCGGCGTCGAGATCGTGGCGCGCGACGAACCGCTCGACCTGCCGGGCTGCCACCCGTCAGCGCCGGGCCTCGCGTCGAGGATTCAACATGAAGCCCTGCGACGCGGCCTCATCCTGGAACTGGGCGGCAGGCACAACAGCGTGGTGCGGTTCCTGCCGCCCCTCATCGTCACGGCGGAGCAGATCGATACGATCGCAGCAATCTTTGCGGACGCGGTCAAGGCGGCGGAGCAACAGGAAGGGGCATGA
- a CDS encoding cyclic peptide export ABC transporter has product MDLIRFLLRKSWRLVLCSVAAGLVSGLAGAGLIAVIHRAMEESTVSTSLAWSFLGLALAVAACKALSEILLTRLGQATISELRYQLSRRILDAPLGQLERLGPHRLLAALSEDTDVIAQAYVQLPLIGINVATTLGCLTYLGWLSWPSLLLVLGFMAVGAATFQWQERKAIEFFARSRETNDALFRHFRSIMAGIKELKLHRERRHAFLTTQLRQTVKAYEWDFVGGMTVYSIASSWGLFLFYAAIGTVLFLWPLWQPVSLATVVGATLVLLYMMGPFSQIVELLPGIGRANVALTKIDALGLSLSAAAASDQEGSTRIPATELDLRGWRRLDLVGLTHHYAREGDERPFRLGPIDLTFRPGEVTFLVGGNGSGKTTLALLLLGLYRPESGRILLDGVPIDDSNREAYRQLFSTVFSDFHLFDSLLGLEQDNLDGVARVYLERLQLDTKVRIEGGSFSTQALSQGQRKRLALLTAYVEDRPFYLFDEWAADQDPLFRKVFYTELLPDLKARGKAVLVITHDDRYFSRADRCVRLDVGRLVDPLETAEVDGKREWIRPSEARDVCREEVR; this is encoded by the coding sequence GATCTGATTCGATTCCTACTGCGGAAATCGTGGCGTTTGGTGCTCTGCTCCGTTGCGGCGGGGCTCGTCAGCGGCCTGGCCGGAGCGGGGCTCATCGCAGTCATCCACCGCGCCATGGAGGAGTCGACGGTCTCGACATCGCTGGCCTGGAGTTTCCTGGGGTTGGCGCTGGCGGTGGCCGCCTGCAAGGCCCTGTCGGAAATCCTGCTGACTAGGCTGGGACAAGCGACCATTTCCGAACTCCGCTATCAGCTGAGCCGTCGCATTCTCGACGCGCCGCTCGGGCAATTGGAACGATTGGGACCGCATCGCCTCTTGGCCGCGTTGAGCGAGGACACCGACGTGATCGCACAGGCCTACGTGCAGTTGCCCCTCATCGGGATCAACGTGGCGACCACGCTCGGCTGCTTGACCTATCTGGGCTGGTTGTCCTGGCCGAGCCTACTCTTAGTGCTGGGGTTCATGGCGGTCGGCGCAGCGACGTTCCAGTGGCAAGAACGTAAGGCCATCGAATTCTTCGCGCGGTCGCGGGAGACCAACGACGCCCTGTTCCGTCATTTCCGCTCGATCATGGCGGGGATCAAGGAACTCAAGCTGCACCGCGAACGCCGCCACGCGTTTCTCACGACCCAACTGCGGCAGACGGTGAAGGCCTACGAATGGGACTTCGTCGGCGGGATGACGGTCTATTCCATCGCCTCCAGCTGGGGACTGTTTCTCTTTTACGCCGCCATCGGCACGGTGTTGTTCCTGTGGCCCTTGTGGCAACCGGTTTCGCTCGCCACCGTCGTCGGGGCCACGCTGGTATTGCTCTACATGATGGGGCCGTTTTCCCAGATCGTGGAGTTGCTGCCCGGCATCGGCCGCGCCAACGTGGCGTTGACTAAAATCGATGCGCTGGGCCTGTCCCTGTCGGCTGCGGCAGCCTCCGACCAGGAGGGATCGACGCGGATTCCGGCGACCGAGTTGGATCTCCGCGGCTGGCGCCGCCTCGACCTGGTCGGCCTCACGCACCACTATGCCCGTGAGGGAGACGAGCGTCCGTTCCGGCTCGGCCCGATCGACCTGACCTTCCGACCCGGCGAGGTGACCTTCTTAGTTGGGGGCAACGGGAGCGGCAAGACGACGCTGGCCCTCCTGCTGCTTGGGCTCTATCGGCCTGAGTCCGGCCGCATCCTCCTGGACGGTGTGCCGATCGACGATTCGAATCGCGAAGCCTATCGGCAACTGTTTTCCACCGTGTTCTCCGACTTTCATCTCTTCGATTCGCTGCTCGGGTTGGAGCAGGACAATCTGGATGGGGTCGCGCGCGTGTATCTGGAGCGGCTCCAATTGGACACGAAGGTCCGCATCGAAGGCGGATCGTTCTCGACGCAGGCCCTTTCGCAGGGCCAACGCAAGCGGCTGGCCCTCTTGACGGCCTACGTAGAGGACCGGCCGTTTTATCTGTTCGACGAGTGGGCGGCTGATCAAGATCCGCTGTTTCGCAAGGTGTTCTATACGGAGTTGTTGCCCGATTTGAAGGCGCGAGGCAAGGCGGTGTTGGTGATTACGCATGACGACCGGTACTTCTCGCGGGCCGATCGCTGTGTCCGGCTGGACGTCGGCAGGCTGGTCGATCCGTTGGAGACGGCCGAGGTCGACGGGAAGCGGGAATGGATTCGGCCAAGTGAAGCGAGGGATGTCTGTCGCGAGGAGGTGAGGTGA